In Carassius gibelio isolate Cgi1373 ecotype wild population from Czech Republic chromosome B17, carGib1.2-hapl.c, whole genome shotgun sequence, the genomic stretch ATTTGTTATTGTCACAATTGTTACAAGTGTTACTGCTGTTCATCGTAGCAAACAGGCAATATACAACAGGCCTATTGACATCAtaacaagaacattttaatataacaggACAGCTACAAAAAGCAAATTTATATAAGTTTAAAACCAGGCAATATTAAACCCTAATAATTAATCACACAAATGTAGAGTGCTTGTTTTAAACTGCACAAGACTAGGTTAAGtttatatacagaaaaaaatagcAATAATCTATTTCTTTGCTTAGAACGTTAAGTTAAAGTTATATTGAATATGCTATTGTTTTCATTTCTAATCAAGATTTCCCTAATTTTCTTACAGATTAAATCTAATTTCgcttgtaaggactctagctgttgTGCATACTATTGAAACGATCAATAACTCCAGCTTCCTCCCGGGTGTGCGACTGGGCTATTACATCTGTGACACTTGCTCTGATGCATCAAAGGCCATTCAGAGCACCGAGCAGCTTCTCGCTGTGAATGGCACACTGCCTGTCCAATGTGAGGTGCTTGAAAGGCCTAATGTAAAAGCAATCATTGGAGCACGTTTCTCAGAAGACTCTCTGGCAGTGGCTCGGCTTCTGAGTCTATACATGGTCCCACAGGTTAGTAACTTTGTTCATTTAGGATGAACCTTTAGGTAATTTGATTCAGTTTTGATTCAATTCTTGAAATaaacaaatcatgtttttttttgttttttttaaacagataaGTACAACATCATCTGCACAAACGCTTAGTGATAGAGTGCGATTCCCAGCATTCCTGCGCACAATTCCAAGTGATGTTCACCAAACCAAAGCTCTGGTTAATTTCATGAAGCACTTTCACTGGGACTGGGTTGGCGTGGTCTATGGGGATGATGACTATGGGAAAAATGCCTTACAAAGTTTCTCAGCTGATTCAGAAGTTGCAGATATCTGTCATGCTTTCAAAGAAGTGTTGCCTCATTACCTAGCACACAACGAAATCGACAAAAGGATCCAAGAGGTGGCAGAAACAATCCGCTTATCCGAAGCTAAAGTTGTGGTCCTTATCTTAAAGGAAGAGCTGGTCTCTAAACTGTTCAAAGAGATGATTCGGCAGAACATCTCGCGTACTTGGATCGCAAGTGATGCTTGGTCAATGTCACGAAATATATCTCAAATGGAGGGAATCAACCAAGTAGGTGACATATTTGGGTTCACTTTCATCACTGGTCCCAATCCCGGTTTTAAGGAGTTTTTGCAGCAGCTGACTCTTTCTCCGGGCTCTGTAAACCACTTTCTTGAAGAGTATAAACAGTTAGGGAAAGATACTGGTTTTCTAACAGAAGCTGTTGACATCAGCATGACCTACGGCGAAAGGTTAGCTGTATGGTCCATTGCTCATGCTTTGAAAAATCTTCTTAACTGCAATGAAACTGATTGCCCTGGAGAACGGGATTTTCCACCATGGAAGGTAAGTAAACTGTTTACGTCCAGTTTTAGAGATAGCTTCATACTAACATGCATAACAGAGAAGCAAGTGGTCCTGATAACATTTCTGTATACATTATTGCAAAACTTGGAACCTTACTTTatatgcatgttttcttttggaaaGCTCCTCAAggaattgaaaaatataaattttactaTGGAAAATCAAACCTTCTATTTTAATGCATCTGGAAATTTTATGAACGGATACGATCTAATAAACTGGCAACCACAAGAAGCAAGTGGCCAGAGACGATTTGTTGTTGTTGGAAATTACAATCTGACAAAAACGGAAGTTTACATTAAGGCACCCATAATATGGAGTAACCCAAGCAATACGGTGAGAATAACTAATTATAGAACTCATCAGCTATActgaataaaatcataaaaaagatgCATACCCTCCTGAAAGGACCAGCACAAGTCTCAATGTGATCCAAGTGCATACAGCATGTTGTTCGAAAACAAAATATACCTCAACCGCATGGTCTTTTCAGGTTAACCAAAGGGTCATTATGTTATCTTGCAGGATAAGCTAGCCAATATATCAGCTCAAACCCATTACTTATGGTCTTTTCAACAGGGTATTATTACATATTGCATACAAGTATTAACCACACTTCCATATACGTCATTCTAGGTTCCCGTTTCCATGTGCTCTGCTATTTGCCCTCCTGGTACAGCTAAGAAACTTCTCAAAACATCATGCTGCCATAATTGTACACAATGTTTAGAGGGTACTTACTCTAATGAAACAAGTAAGTCATCAATTGTATGCATATGGTATAGTTAAAAGGTagagttttatatattattattattattattattattattattattattattattattattattataccctaaaatattatttgtcttttttcagaCTTACCAAGTTGCCTTCCTTGTGAAAGTGATACCTGGTCTTTAAAAGGATGGACTTCCTGTAAGCCAAAGGAAGAGGATTACTGGAAATGGGATAGTTCCCATGCTATAGTTCTACTTACATTTACTGCAATAGGTtacctgttgttgttgttcaccCTTATCATCTTCTTGGTCTTTTATGGAAAACCAGTCATGAAACAGGCAGGGGGAACCCTATGTTTTGTAATGATGGTAGGGTTAGCACTCAGCTTTACTAGTGTCATATTGTTCATTGGCAAACCCAATGTTCACATTTGCAGGGGTCGACAGATCTTGTACGCCTTAGGGTTCTCTCTCACAGTTTCATGTATTTTGGTTAAAGCTCTGCGCACCTTTGTGTCCTTTCTTCCGCTGTATCGCCAGGACCATGCTAAAAGGTTTTACAAGCCCCCTGTCATCATAACCTGTGTTACTCTCATTCAAGTCCTCATCTGCATCTTGTGGTTGATATTTGATTCTCCAGCTGTAGAGGGGCTTCAGTCTGACCAAAGCATGATAATTACCATACAGTGCAATGAAGGTTCTGGAATTGGATTTGGCATCATGCTTTGCTATATTGCACTGCTAGCATTTGTCTGCTTTTTGTTGGCATTCAAAGGGAGAAAGGTACCTCAGGCTTTCAATGAGACTGGACACATCATCCTAAGCATGCTCATTTATCTTTTTGTGTGGGTCTGTTTCACCCCTGTATACATTGCAAAGGTCAATGAGCGGTATTCAATTCAAGCAGCTGCCATCTTGGTGTCATGTTATGGAGTAATTTTCTGTCACTTTGCACCTAAATGGTACATGGCTCTCTGCAAGAAGAAAGAACAGCTTACTCGAGAGGCATATATTGCAAGAGCCAATAATCACATCGACTTGATCCCAGAGATAACACTGGAACCTGATTTAATAACGGGGTCACAGAATACCATTAACTCAATTGATACTGGTTTGGGTTCAATTAATATAGAATTCCCTTACCAGACATTACGGAAAAGAACTAGGAGCAAATCCATTTAATAAGTGGTACACACATTAATCTTAAAAGGTTTAAATCATGCCACATctaattttctttaaaagaacTTGAACAAGTGGTTTACTGCTGacattattacatatattttaattattaaactgaCAAGAAAAACAATATATCCGCAACTTCCTAGGATTGTAATATTAATGCTATTGCATTACATATGTTGGTGAAGGTCAATAAAGCATTCATAAGACATAAAATCAAATGTTATGAATTACATAACACTCACAACACATCActcttgtttgtgttttattgctTAATTATGAGCAACTTGTATGTAATATGTTGTATTTaatatgttaaatgtatttttgttgcaaTATTATCAGAGTAGCATTTGGACATGAACAAAGGTAAACTCTTCAATAAAAGACAATGGCCTTTCTTGACTTAACACATGGCTTGAGGAGATTGTTGTGAGATCCAGAGATTGCAGTAATACATTGTTGTGGTGCATAACTTCAGCTCCCCGCACAGAACCTGTCAATCAGGCAAGAACAGGAAAGGGAAGGCATCACCCTCTCTATCATTGATGTCAGAATGCCAGTCAGCGACTGAATATAGGTTATTGTGTTACTGTGGTAATACAAAAGTattaaaagaagagaaaaaaagcatCAAA encodes the following:
- the LOC127975970 gene encoding G-protein coupled receptor family C group 6 member A-like; translated protein: MLLQDFYWSLIGFLILASSGSACENSPGICGAWADGDIRIGVLSSCHSTVQTLNVRERPEKYNCTELNLISLVRTLAVVHTIETINNSSFLPGVRLGYYICDTCSDASKAIQSTEQLLAVNGTLPVQCEVLERPNVKAIIGARFSEDSLAVARLLSLYMVPQISTTSSAQTLSDRVRFPAFLRTIPSDVHQTKALVNFMKHFHWDWVGVVYGDDDYGKNALQSFSADSEVADICHAFKEVLPHYLAHNEIDKRIQEVAETIRLSEAKVVVLILKEELVSKLFKEMIRQNISRTWIASDAWSMSRNISQMEGINQVGDIFGFTFITGPNPGFKEFLQQLTLSPGSVNHFLEEYKQLGKDTGFLTEAVDISMTYGERLAVWSIAHALKNLLNCNETDCPGERDFPPWKLLKELKNINFTMENQTFYFNASGNFMNGYDLINWQPQEASGQRRFVVVGNYNLTKTEVYIKAPIIWSNPSNTVPVSMCSAICPPGTAKKLLKTSCCHNCTQCLEGTYSNETNLPSCLPCESDTWSLKGWTSCKPKEEDYWKWDSSHAIVLLTFTAIGYLLLLFTLIIFLVFYGKPVMKQAGGTLCFVMMVGLALSFTSVILFIGKPNVHICRGRQILYALGFSLTVSCILVKALRTFVSFLPLYRQDHAKRFYKPPVIITCVTLIQVLICILWLIFDSPAVEGLQSDQSMIITIQCNEGSGIGFGIMLCYIALLAFVCFLLAFKGRKVPQAFNETGHIILSMLIYLFVWVCFTPVYIAKVNERYSIQAAAILVSCYGVIFCHFAPKWYMALCKKKEQLTREAYIARANNHIDLIPEITLEPDLITGSQNTINSIDTGLGSINIEFPYQTLRKRTRSKSI